One region of Pseudomonadota bacterium genomic DNA includes:
- a CDS encoding vanomycin resistance protein VanB, whose protein sequence is MAVEGAVTVARGDEVVTSSKKARALLLASVLCALALVLGAAASARWIGAQVALASFTTDLADRSPAQRANIETAAARIDGRVVLPGETFSFNQAVGRRCLERGYEKAPGYAAGGVADTTGGGICQLSSTVYNAALLAGLRIVERVPHARGVRSVGLGRDAAVVYDRQDLRFTNPFAFAVRLCARATADRLVVEVVAPRSTHETVARHAEVEVRVETTRGPSGICARTWRCIGGRDELVSTDTYPALP, encoded by the coding sequence ATGGCCGTCGAAGGCGCCGTGACGGTGGCGCGAGGCGATGAAGTCGTGACGAGCTCGAAGAAGGCGCGCGCGCTGCTGCTCGCGAGCGTGCTGTGCGCCCTCGCCCTCGTGCTGGGGGCGGCGGCGTCGGCGCGTTGGATCGGAGCGCAGGTCGCGCTGGCGTCGTTCACCACCGACCTCGCCGATCGCAGCCCTGCCCAGCGCGCCAACATCGAGACGGCGGCGGCTCGCATCGACGGACGGGTGGTGCTGCCCGGCGAGACGTTCTCGTTCAACCAGGCCGTGGGGCGTCGCTGTCTCGAGCGCGGCTACGAGAAGGCGCCGGGCTATGCGGCGGGGGGCGTGGCTGATACCACGGGCGGGGGCATCTGTCAGCTGTCGTCGACGGTGTACAACGCCGCGCTGCTCGCAGGTCTGCGCATCGTCGAGCGCGTTCCGCACGCGCGCGGGGTGAGAAGCGTCGGGCTGGGGCGTGATGCCGCGGTGGTCTATGACCGGCAAGATCTGCGCTTCACCAATCCGTTCGCGTTCGCCGTGCGGCTGTGTGCCCGAGCCACGGCCGACCGACTGGTGGTCGAGGTGGTGGCTCCGCGTTCCACCCACGAAACCGTCGCGCGGCACGCAGAGGTCGAGGTGCGGGTCGAGACCACGCGCGGCCCTTCGGGTATCTGCGCGCGCACCTGGCGCTGCATCGGAGGCCGGGACGAGCTCGTCTCGACCGACACCTATCCCGCGCTGCCGTGA